GCCTCATTTATTTGGCCTGCGAGCTTGATTTACTTCTCCAGGTTTTCATTCTCTTCCATCTCCATCTCCGATTTTAATCTATTGGTTTGGAAAAGCTCatattcaagtgatttttaaactctaaatccctaattgatgATAATGCCTAATATTTTTAGttagttgaaatttttataatgagTTATTAGATGAATATTGATGATTTTCTTTGTGGATAATGATTTATTAGATTGAATGaatattgatgattttgtGTGTGGATAATGATTTGTTGGATTATAGATGACTATATAtgattatttgatttgttggaatttagggtttatgatttgttgattaaattttgtgatagacttttttttataacttaaTAATCTGTTTATCGATGATGTGTAAATAACATAGTAgcatatttaaattttttaacgGGTGTTTTGAATCAAGTGCTTCCTTCTATTCTTCAAAAAGACATCTATTCTGGTAAACTTAATTGAGTTTGAGCTTATGGGGTTAAACTTTTTgccatatttttattgcactgtttcttttcttattcttatatGCAGGGatgatttgtttcttttctttttttttttccttcttctcaaTTTTAAACAGATTTACAGTACTTTCTCTTGCTGAAATTTTgtgaaatatatgtatataggGGAGCTCAAATTAAGAAATAGTGGTTACGCATTATtcctttttcataaaattcaatttttcttcaatacATCCAACTATGATTCTTTTACCTCTCTTCAACTTTTCCTTTAGAtaaacacaaaatttaaaatatgtttacTTTGTGTTACATCAATTGGAAAATCATTTAGAACTTGCTCATTAGTTCTCTTAATTTCGTTACTTTGTGTTTCCTCGATTTAAAAACCATTTATAACTTTCTTATTAAATTgttaaattatattattcatgtttatacataattagatGTTTATGATTATTGTCCTAACTCGATTTTCCCCATTCATCAACACTAACACTTACTATTTTCCCACTTTTTTATAACAGGTCAAGATCTCcatcaaagagaagaaaagtcatgaagaaattgcaaaacaaaacctGCCCAATTAAACAGCATGGTACTCAAAACTATCcaaattttgctattttgatAACTGCTTCCCACTATTAACATcttaatgtatatataaatatgccTACTATTTTAACATAAAAAGCAGCCtgtaaaatatattattactttcttttttagcAACTTATACTTCCTTAGTTAAATATAATGCTACAAATTAAATCtcattgtatatataaacaatcTTATTTTTTCTAAGTAATCATGCGGGCTTTTTTTCTAGTCCATTATGAGTGCGAACTAATTATCAGCAGTGGTGGCCTGCGTTTGACAAATGGCCAAAAAGGGATTTGGGGGCGACACGTGTAGAGATTCGATGCAAAGAAGGCCCTCCCTCGCACATGCCAACAAATCCAACCCTTTGCCAGTTGTCGAAGACTTTTCGGtagctttttcttccttttcttttgaaggGGTTTTAACACTCACAAATTACAGTGGCAGTGATGGTAGGACCGTTTGATAACTGAAGAATCATTGCCTTTTTCAACACCACCATGCATTTTTGGTTGCTATATTTTATTGACAACTAATCAATCGGCATTATATTActtataaaatgaaatgaaaactttCCTTTGTGAAGAAAAGGACACTCATCTCATCATTAAAAATGACGTTTATGCAATTTGATTTGTCGCCAaccatacaaaataaatagcTAATcctatattttatgttttttttcctgatagtgagtgttttgttttattctatttatttatttattatacaGAACGTGGTGGAGAAAACGAGCATGAATATAAGAGCATCATCACTTACTTTTGttcacaaaaaagaaaaaaaagaaaaagaaaaaagcaataGTATACTTAAGATTTTTTAGCAAATGTGTAATTTTGAAAGGCTAAAAACTCTTTGTGGATTAAAcatttaaggttttttttaccaaaactAACCTTAGGttccttcatgcattcatatcatacatgaaaaattattttatgtaaaaatattgactaagtatgaaaattgatttttcggaataatcattttctcaagataatatTTGGTGGCTTTTATTTCTTACACATcgaataagaaaacttgatttatgagattttagtacgaagtatatattgacttaatgaaccatcatttttagcctaaatcgtattttgcactaaaattgatttttcatattttgatttggtgggaatttaattttctagtatttttatttgaatccaaatgaggAGTACTTCTTTATTTACATTATAAACTTAAATAAGtagagtaatataaaaataaataaaagtaaaataacaAAGATATTGGCAATTTAAAACACCTACAATAATTTTTCTGACGAATGAAAATACAGCTGCATCTCTTTACCGCTTAATCAGTCCGTCACTGAGTATAATAATGTGCCAACTTAGAAAAAATGTGAGATTTTCCTTGGACGAAAGCTTAAAGAAGACGACAACATTTGTAGAGAATCTAGAGATTGCATATGGTAGTTGGTAGTATGCTTGCttgttttgctttgctttgctttgtttgtttgtttcttccGTTTTTCTTGCCAAGAATAATAATCACAGAAATCCTTGTTTATGAAGAgtacatataaaaaataattaactaCTCTCGGCATAATTAATTATAGAAATAGAAAGCCCAATTGTTTGTGGAGGAGGGAGTGGCCGAAGTGGGAATCATGTCCCACAAAACCCTATTTTGTCTACCATTTATATATCAACtattaactttttctttttctgtttatctTTTTCCTAGTTCGTtggtttcaactttcaacttCGTTTTGGTCGTTTTCGTTCGGCTCTCTCTCAGAGTCTCATCTCATTGGTTCAGGTACGGATTCCATAGGGATCCATCCATGGCCTTATGCTGAACCAGATCAACAGCCAACCCGCGACATAGCACTCTTTGGATTCGTTGGTTCGCTGACAATCATGTCTTAGTCGTTCATCCTTTTTCATGTACTTGGATTTCATTGGATATATTATTACAAGTTCCATCCATTCTTTTGCCTGTACAGCTCATACCATTTAAATTGTTGAATTTTCccgtaaaaaaaaattgttgaattttATTAATCGGTAGGTCCATGATGTGAATTGGGGATGACCATATCTGTCCATGTACAAAACGATCAAGTATTTGTGAAAACGATCAAGTATTTGTGAAAACGATTGATTGCAGGTGGGTGACTTTCATGTTTCCGCTTCGGGTTCGGCGTGTTCGAAAACTGATCGAACAAAATTGCCACGTCAAATGCTACTTGAGGTTTTGAGAGAGGGTGGGCGGAACATAATTTGTTTGTGCAGGCAACCAAGTTGAGGAAACTTGTACAAGTGCTGCAGTCGTAACACACACTAATAAAACTTAGGGTATGgaattgttatttattttacatcaACTAATTGCTGATGATTAGAGGGTTCCAAAACCAATTTCTCCAATCCTCACGTGGTTACTTCTCAGGCAGCTATTTCTTGGTAACTATCATTCCAGGGATTGTGAAAGATGTTCCactataaatatttttatcattACTTCGACTCATATCTCCGGCAGTCATCCCTCAGTCAATTAGTGAACCATCTTTCTAAGAATTGTGAAAGATGTTCCACTAGAAATATTGTTGCCAAAGATGTTCCAAATCAAATAAAGCAAACAACTCAGTCAATTAGTAAACCATCTTTCTAAGAATTATGAAAGATGTTCCACTAGAAATATTGTTGCCAAAGATGTTCCAAATCAAATAaagcaaacaaacaagttCCATCTTCTTCACCCAGTAGGACCCATCTTCCTCTATATAaagcaaacaaacaagttCCATCTTCTTCACCCGAaccacatctctctctctctctctctctctctctcaacatcTGATTCAGAGCTAGCTAGCAATAGCAGCAATGGCCATGGCTCTTCTCAGcccttcttcttccaatttacTTCTCCACCACCTAAGAGAAGTCCATCTGCCAACGATCCGACCTGCAGAGGTCGAAGAAAGCAGTAACATTGGAGAGGCTAGACACAGACCAGCCTCAGCTGCTATCGTGGCGCCAAACGCTGCTTTCAGCTTCAGGGGCCCACAAACGACGGTGTACGCTGCGGCCTACTGCAGCGGCGGAGGTACTAGTTTGTTCCCGGATGAGGTCCTTCTGACTGCTCTCCCGGTCAATGGACCCACCCGACAAGACGCTATGGCTGCAATCATGGCGTTCCGGTTGAACATGACCTTACGCCATAGCAGCAGCTGCCGGCAAGTGGTGGATTTCTGTTTTCTGGTGCCGGCTGAGGGTGGTGGTGACCAGAATTTTGTAGACCCCGCACCAAACAGGGGACACAATTATATCCCGGATCTCAATGTCTCGCCGCCGGATGAGACGGCGCCGGCGACTGAGTTCGTGGGAGAAATAAAGAGCCAGAACATCTCCCGGTTCATTGATTACGTGGTGTGGTACCTGGGCGAGTACGGGAGTGATGGTGAGTTGGCGGAGTACAAGAAGATTCTGAGCAGCAAAAGTGAAGCAGAAATCGGAAACCTTAATTCGATTCGTGTCTGGAATATTCTCACCCTGAGAACCGAAATTCAGAAGGCGCTCGTTGCGAAAGGTCTCGTTGAGGCTCCAATCTGCTCCGATGATGTTCAATTCCCGGCGCTGCAGCAGCTGCTTCCCATTCCACAACAAGGCTGGACGGCCGCCCTTAAACATGCTCATATTCGTTGTCATGTCATTGCTGCTGCCGCCGGCACCGGTGCCAATTTTAACGGCAACGACGAAACTATGGTACTATTTAGTAATTAGTAGATGGGTAACTTCAACTTGATTGCATTGAATatctgttttctttgttttcagtCGGATGGTCGCAATTATGGTGTTGGTTATGAGAAGCAGAGCAACGTGGCAAAGCGGAAGGCGGTGGCTGTTGGTGGTGTGGACGAGGACGACCCATGTTGTCCCTATGATCAGCCGATGAAGAAGCCCAGCCACGGCGTCGGCGGGGTTCTTTGGATCGATGAGGCTAAAGCCCTGGCTCGGGACAAGGCGCCTATTGATGAAGCAGGGGAGGAGGGCGTGTCCTCTGAGTCTGATTGACTAATCGTACTGAATCAATCCTCCGAAAAGTCccttttgattgttttgtttatttatatatttgtttttttatactggAAGGctttttgtgtgtttgttttgttgcttTGCTTTTGCTGGGTTTGTTTGTAGAgaggtttgttttgtgtagAAGCGAGTGAGGGTTTGTTTCCGTAtgtattgtaatttgtaattgcGCTTGGATATTGTGTGTGGCCACTTTATTGAATcaagtaatttaataaaaatgtatAATTATTATGCTCTTGGTCACAAATTAATTGAGAATCATAGGCCAcaaaatttttcttttaaactgAAACTTGGATAGGTGGTTGATTACAAGACCAAATGCCcctaaactttttatttttgttttttaaaacaatGTTTAGCTCAAACAATTTGCTTATGTACATTTTGCCACTCTAAAGTTGTACTAGATTTATGAAtcttatcatcatcatcaccatatCATGATGACTTTGACGAATACTTGTTAGCATGGATGCTGACCTGAATATGCAGATACATTAAAGCTGTCGTGTGTTGGGAAGAATAAGACGGTTGTGTCCAGTTTGAATGGGCAAATTTTTTAGCATAATGGGTGGCCTCCCGCACTTTATTCAATCAAATTAATGCTTATGTCATTGTTTCATGGTTGATTTTGGTGTGAACGGGGGCCTGCGCGGGACCCGCACCATTTTCGCGGTTGCGCGCGTTTGATAAATCATCCATCGAAGTTGGATGGAGCACACGTGCACGTTTGGATGCAGCCAGCGTGaccaatttaaatatttaacattaaagaattaaatattaatatttaatttaggCACacattcaataaaaaatatttattcttcttctgaaATTCTATTTATACTTGGGAAGTGTCcccttttccattttcaaacCACTCGCATAAAACTGCCACAGAAGAAGAGTACAAATGTATAAtcattcttccttttttttctatctttctctaattttataaatattttcctAATTTGTTTGGGGCAGTTTCTGACCATTCAAATTGTAGAATTTTTGATCCGATGCCCAACATCTCTGTCTCTGTGTATTGATTGTATTGGATAAAAGGACATGATTTCCTAAAAGTTATGACATGTAAGTGCTTCAACGAAAATCCTGGAAttcctttttggttttctgtctggaattccttttttgttttctgtctGGATTCCTTTTGGTGGTGCTTAGATACCGTATCGGAGgacttgtgttttttttcaatcaaattaatATCCATCTACtttctaattttaattttcttttttcaatcaaatgcCATTCTACTTAAATATACAAGAAATGGAGGGAGGGAGAGCAGAGGTGGGCCCAGAAatgtttcttttctctttgatCAGGACAGAGACCAAGGTTGATCCTTCAAAAGCTTCAAAAGCTCTaaatttttcagaaaatattataataatatgacCCTTtctacaaatacaaaaccTCAAATCCCACCATCACCAACGCCCTTCCTTCTCCAAAACCCCAAACTCCAAACCCcacaaaaattcaacaatGATGTCGACCTCTCCCAATCCAGACGCCTCTGTTTTTGCAAGCATAATGGAACTTCACTTCAAAGAACTCGATCTGATCCTGGAACAGCTTCTCTTCAACAAAGAACAAATGCTTCCCATACTGCAAAAGTGCTTCTCACTCACTTTCCTGAAAGAGGGTCTTGCAGAACAAATTGCTGTCCATAAAAGCGATTCAGCCCATCGGATTAACCCCGGTCCCTTGGACTCTGCTCTTCTCAAGGACTTCGTGGCGCAGGTTCTGGCGGCCAGCAACAAACGCTTCATCAAAATTGTGCATTGCTACCTGCTTGAAGCTGGCAAGGAGAAACAAGCTGAAGAGTACCTGCAAAAGGTGAGCCCTGCATCTCGTGTCCAACACTTGGACTCCATCAAGATGTGGAATTACCTTACTCTGCCATTCCAGGTGTTCAAGGTAATGGAGGATATGGGATTAGGCACAAATCCTGCCAGTTTCTTCATGCCTCCAGCACCACCTGAGGTTTTTCCCACTCCGGCACTGGGCTGGAGGCCTGGCCAGGCTATGGCCGACGGTAACGTTCCATGACCTTGCTTTAGAGGCCTAATTGACAGCTTGGTAAATAAATTTGGAGTTCTATTTTTACATCAAGCctttttctgcttttttttgtttttatttttgtttttgtttttgtttttttggtggtAAATATTTTTCCTGTAAGAAATTTGTTGATTTGGGTTTACCTGGGTAAGGATAAGAATGTTGTATGTGTGTATACATGCTTAGTCAATAATTacgtttatatatatgttttagcATCGAGTAACACAGAATGACAGAGATGTAATAGAGCATTGAGTAAACTGTGGCCAAAGCATGATTTCTATCTTTGGAGAGTTATGATGTGGAGTGCCCGTCTTTGTaattctctatatatatagtaaagAGACTGTCTATTTTGTAAAATAGAGGTAGATTAATTGTGCTGAATGAAATTCTTATATTTGCGGtctattattttgttgttgaaaaatGAATACCTATGTTTCAATCTTGCTTCAGGATGAGGCTGGCATTGTTCCTGAGACCGAGGACAGCACTTCAACAGCCGTGGAGCCTAACCCTGTTGGACTAGTTCTTCACGTTGGTGAGGTTACAGACCGGTCTATGATGGATGCTGCAGCTGaagacaagaagaagaagggggtGATGGAAGTGAAGTCTCTTCTGAGAGACTAAGCATCACCCAGTTAtcctgttttctttctttttactttgAAGACTACAATCATCCTGGTTTTGCTCTTGCAATGATTCCATATATACTTGCGGTATGTATTAGGAGCTTGGTTATGAGCCATGACTTCCTGCAATCCATTTGCATATGTACTTGCTGCAATATGCATCCTTGTTTATGTTTGGACATCTTTTTAACATTGGTTGATCCTGTTATGAATGCTGCTTTGATATAAACTGACTACCCGCCACTTGCACAATTGCACTCTGTCTGGTACCAAAGAATGCATTATAAATTTCAGTGAGAACCAAGATTCACTATAAATTCTAGGAAGCATGATAAGCCCCAAACTACTGCATGTACCTTATATATAGTCATCGGCTGCTTGATTCATGAAGTCCTTGGGTGTTATTGAATTCTGCATTCGAATATGGATGTATAATTCACACATCTGTATTATAATGATAACATGATACATGTTTAGTTCTGTTTTCTCAGCATGATAATCAATCCTCTATATATGGCATGATGTATATGCAAATCACTAATATGTATCTATTTGTGAAAACAGATTAAGCTACGAGGTAACAATTTCCTTCCCTGATGGAATTTCTTACAACACCAAGCATATTTCCTAGGTTAGAAAGGTAGCAACCAGATTCATCCTCTTAGAACAACTTGCAAGATTTCCTATATTTGACTGTTCATATATCAACCATACATTGTCATTTACTGAAACCTTCCTTTAGCATATTCCCCTGCTTGTTTTTAAAACCCAGAAATCCCCATTCCTATAGCATATTGAGTCTATTTCAGAGATGGGATGAAGTTGAAAGGTGCCTCTAGCTCACTGTATTGAACCTTCCTCTAGCGTATCAAGTCTATTTTTGCAGAATCTGGAAAAATGCCATGATTTTACACTAGTATTggtttatctgatataaaacCAGATTAAAGATACTGATTCGTATGAATCTTGCAGCTTAATCTGTACATACTAAATACAATTGCTTATCAATATGCCACACAAATGTTCCAAATCGCCATATTTTATCATTTGCCTCGTTACTTTTGGAAAGTAGAATATCTACCATTCCAAAAGACAAATGCATGCCCGACACCCAAATCCTCTTTTAGTTTAGTAGAGAGTACAGACACTTTTGTTTACGTCTCAAACCCAAACACCCACGAACACAAGTACTTGCTTGTGTGGCCCCATATTcattacccaaaaaagaaagaaaagctcTCAAGACAATTTGGGAAAACCCTTTTCCTGTCAGCTCACAAGGCCGTGACAGAAGCCAATGTTAGCAAACACACATTTTCTATAATGAAAAATAGCTTTTCATTGAATTGAATAAAGCAAAATTCATGCCCAAAATAAGAAATCTAGACCCTACATCCATAATTTCATTGCTTACTATATTCATGAATGTAAGAATATCCATCATTTGAAACTTAATACAAATTTTTCCATCAAGATTGAGTGATTGCAGAACTTACACATTAATATTGAATCTGCATTACTGTGAACAGTTATGAAGAACCCCCGAGTATGAATGActttcagaaaacaaaatttatatcTAAAGGGGGCATTTCCGTGGTTTTCCAAAGTACAATGggcaaaattgaaatttcagaaTCTTTGAGCTTCATTTTCGACTTTTTAGAAAAGTCATTATTTTCGAGAACCACCACCATGATCATTGAGTTATTATTGGTTCACTGGGTCTTTATTTGCATTTGGTTACCTTGGAATTATAAGTAattcttggtgttgttcttgttggaTATGTAAATTTGGAACTTTTCAACCActagagcaagtccagcagtgCTGGACGGGTCGGGCTAGGGGGGGTTTGGGTCAAAAAACGGCGTCCAGCAGCAAAAGTTCAGCCCGGGCGAGCGTGGAGGCCACCAAAACGGGCAGGCTCGAAGGCGAAATCGGCCCCTAGCTCGGGCCCGAAGTCTGGGATAAAATAGTTGACGCTCGCATGGCATCAGCCctgaagtttgaattttttttttaccgttggcgcgtgcattgcacgcgccaaagtttaaaaaaatttcgaatcAGCGCTACAGTGCCGCCAACggctctttgacacgtggccgcctctggtcgctccgattggaattttttcttcaatccaacggcaaccaatttttctgcccaaaaaaattgaaaaaaaattgaattttttaaaaaaaaatacacaaaaattacagaattttttgtgtataaataccaaccaatactcttcacttttaacaccaaatcctcatatattttcttctccttctactattgttcactttctcctcaaaatttattcactttctattcaatattttttcactttgaagttgtaatttttttctagcatattatgggttcttctaatgaaaatggaggggcatggagcatgatggaagatgttagcttgtgtgaggcttgggtccaagttagtcattgtccagtaacgggcaatgagattaaattttctcatatgtggaaaaaaattcatcaagcattttgtgaaagggcaattggttctacacgtacagaaatggcattatccagtaggtggaaagttcttaataaagagttggggaaatggagaaatgctttagcaaaagcgattgacaaccaacgaagcggagaaaatcttagcaatgaggtaatttatttgtcatttttcttctattaatttctatgtcatattaatttttatttaaatgtttcttgcaatttatatattttgttaatatgtctctatttttttttttaatacatgttgcattttttttattatttctttaatttccattagttttttttttacatgttgcattgccaatattttaaaaattctcttgcatttccatttcatttttttttttatagattatacaagcacaaatgtggtttggtgctaccggccaagggaaaaaaagtttcaaccatacccattgttgggaggtggtgaagacttgtaagagattccaaattattccaaccggtccgacggtagtcttgaacgagactccacttcatgagacgccggcatcggattcacctatggattccccgatgagtcaagactcacccattgaaaataatccaaggcctattgggaggaaggcggcgaaggcgaagagagggagtaattctagcaagaatgcatctcaatttttggaggaactttcaaagcaccaagccatgagaattgaaatggacttgaaacaacaagagcacgatatggcagttcaagtagaatatgcaaaagaaagggagtatgtacgcaaagaaagggagtatgtacgcgaacaaaacattgaaaaaaaaagatcgggaaaccatggccatggatacaagccatatgtctcctgaaacaaaacaattttggaagctagaacgaagggatgttatgagacgaagactttttcgtgacgatggacctagcaacacggattggttaaatgatggaaaccattaaaatagtttgtttgcctttaatgtcttagtttacttgcctttgatttcattgtattttttttttgtttaattcatgtacctttgatttcattgtattttttgttttgtttaattcatgtattttattttattattagttgtattgcttttcttttattcaataaagaaaatattcaacaaaattcctttttattcaaaacattccatacataaaaaacaaaccacaaccaaagcataaaaaattaaacaaaccacaaccaaagcataaaaaataaaacaaaccacaaccaaagcataaaaaataaacaaccacaaccaaagcataatacttaaaaacaacttcttcacttcactttattcaccttcatttccttcatgcctttcaccgcccataaatgctccatcaagtcaacttgacggtgttcatgaatataggaCGATTGCATCTTCGAGCATAAATTCGTCATCATACACCATCAGCATCGTATGCAATCTCATCTCCACTGATCAATAGATGACCGCGCGcctgataatagcccacctagcttgaaggataccaaagcacctctcaacatcttttctcaacaatttctcttttgaacaaaatattcatcataattgcaaatatcatgcatgatttttttgaacaaatgaggttgcattctatatttccctcgaaaatgaacatcagagtacagagattgtgggataaaataatcttccataagattcttaccccgggaatgtctatgtctgtccacatttgggcgacggccttctcgtgaaccacggcgagcctgcttttcttcctccagcaaagcaactgctatgccaagttgctcatctagttctctctgcgcccttttgcttgcagctcgtctacgcattctttctctagtttctcgctcttgcctctccaaaacctcttccatgtctgccattgagaatggagaatgaaatctaaaatttgagaaatggaaatgtagagaagaactggtgtgggaggtatgagctgaacctctgattttatagaaaaatgtacacagatagatatgacacgtggcgcaatcttagagggtgaaaatcttatctgaaatttgaaattcaaatgaaatttcaaatttcaaatttatctgaaatttgaattccgaaatgtatctgaaatttgacattttgaatttatctgaattttgaattttgaaatgtatctgaaatttgaaaccgaaaatcttatccgatatgaatagtattgacacgtaggaacccaaaaatcttatccaaaaatattatccaaattaattgtttaagtaaacaaaattgtgaaaaaaacaaaaaaatgaatagtaattgccatggcaagccccaactgctggaaacacattttgctggagggGACTAGGGCaggcactattcacgtgaatagtgcctGCCATAGGActaatcttgccatggcaagagtCAACTGGTGGAAGTGCTCCTATGTGTGGCTTGATTCTTCGAGAATAGTATGTAGGCAAC
The Prunus dulcis chromosome 2, ALMONDv2, whole genome shotgun sequence DNA segment above includes these coding regions:
- the LOC117618834 gene encoding uncharacterized protein LOC117618834 isoform X2, encoding MPMLTAPSTIVSSPLLPTSTDFEMRKGIESHRLAQKRLGAAFGASFIWPASLIYFSRSRSPSKRRKVMKKLQNKTCPIKQHVRWFQLSTSFWSFSFGSLSESHLIGSGTDSIGIHPWPYAEPDQQPTRDIALFGFVGSLTIMS
- the LOC117618834 gene encoding uncharacterized protein LOC117618834 isoform X4; protein product: MKGIESHRLAQKRLGAAFGASFIWPASLIYFSRSRSPSKRRKVMKKLQNKTCPIKQHVRWFQLSTSFWSFSFGSLSESHLIGSGTDSIGIHPWPYAEPDQQPTRDIALFGFVGSLTIMS
- the LOC117618834 gene encoding uncharacterized protein LOC117618834 isoform X1 translates to MPMLTAPSTIVSSPLLPTCTHFPTHLGSIRKGIESHRLAQKRLGAAFGASFIWPASLIYFSRSRSPSKRRKVMKKLQNKTCPIKQHVRWFQLSTSFWSFSFGSLSESHLIGSGTDSIGIHPWPYAEPDQQPTRDIALFGFVGSLTIMS
- the LOC117618834 gene encoding uncharacterized protein LOC117618834 isoform X3, with translation MPMLTAPSTIVSSPLLPTYFEMRKGIESHRLAQKRLGAAFGASFIWPASLIYFSRSRSPSKRRKVMKKLQNKTCPIKQHVRWFQLSTSFWSFSFGSLSESHLIGSGTDSIGIHPWPYAEPDQQPTRDIALFGFVGSLTIMS
- the LOC117619667 gene encoding uncharacterized protein LOC117619667 — encoded protein: MAMALLSPSSSNLLLHHLREVHLPTIRPAEVEESSNIGEARHRPASAAIVAPNAAFSFRGPQTTVYAAAYCSGGGTSLFPDEVLLTALPVNGPTRQDAMAAIMAFRLNMTLRHSSSCRQVVDFCFLVPAEGGGDQNFVDPAPNRGHNYIPDLNVSPPDETAPATEFVGEIKSQNISRFIDYVVWYLGEYGSDGELAEYKKILSSKSEAEIGNLNSIRVWNILTLRTEIQKALVAKGLVEAPICSDDVQFPALQQLLPIPQQGWTAALKHAHIRCHVIAAAAGTGANFNGNDETMSDGRNYGVGYEKQSNVAKRKAVAVGGVDEDDPCCPYDQPMKKPSHGVGGVLWIDEAKALARDKAPIDEAGEEGVSSESD
- the LOC117619592 gene encoding uncharacterized protein LOC117619592, yielding MMSTSPNPDASVFASIMELHFKELDLILEQLLFNKEQMLPILQKCFSLTFLKEGLAEQIAVHKSDSAHRINPGPLDSALLKDFVAQVLAASNKRFIKIVHCYLLEAGKEKQAEEYLQKVSPASRVQHLDSIKMWNYLTLPFQVFKVMEDMGLGTNPASFFMPPAPPEVFPTPALGWRPGQAMADG